Within Hydra vulgaris chromosome 02, alternate assembly HydraT2T_AEP, the genomic segment agtaaaaaaatatttaaaaagatacatAAGAGAAGATTGTTGAACTGTATAACAGATCTGAAAGCATCTTTAAAGAACTGCTTGTTGACTTTGAGTTATTAGAAAATCATTGCTTTCGCTTTATAATGAGAATTTTAAACGTTTCAAACCTTAAATcgcattattttaaaaattgaagaacttcgatatttcatttaaaaatagtattgtaGAGTATTTGTACTTAAAGAGTATAttgagctttttattttaaaacaaaagacgttttttagaTGTCTAAAAAACGTCTTGAGCTTCTGGccaatatctaaaataaatttttcacaaatataGATAATAATAGCTTTCCCATAAcatgataaatttatttcacgTTTATTTCACATTCGAATCTGAATAAAACTtttgcttagttttttttttttttttttgctacaaaattttttgcttcaattttattttaagaaaatcttaaaataaaataaaattgaagttaaggatttttcaaaattaattcaaaatatttcttaaaaaatatttattttaggttgtataaaaaatatatatatatatatattatatcaataaaaaaatttaaaaatatcgttGCTATATCGTTCTTTATATAATGGTTTTGATAATTCACTCTGATTTACTTGACTGCTTTTACTTGGATTGacatttaatactttaaaatttaaaatttttacaaacgttcacaatcttttttttttaactttttacttttttttaatgtaaaaagttttgacAATCGCTTACGCTTTGTTTTTTCTATCTTGGTGGATTCTTTATTATCTGCAGAGTTTAATAAAGATGGCtgaagtaaatgtttttgtgCTACTAACGGTTCTGTCGACAGCTGAGGAGAAATGATTGCGGTGGATAACATGTGTGAAAATTGTTTGttcttttttgcttttgaaTTTATGCTTTTGAAATCCAGTAAAAGCGTATTAAAGACAcaaattacattataattaatttttgctgatgattcaaaataatgtatttttccTCCCCACTCTTTTATTGTTATCAAAGTTTCATCTTGTGACAACCTTCCCTTTCCGCCTAGTATTGTATCAACTTTATTTCCAACAATAACGACAGGAGTAAGTGGTTGCAGAGTTGTGACTTCTTCGTACAacttttttgcttcttttaatgACGCTGCATCGTCAAAAGCAAAAACAATTATGAATCCGTCACCATGTTGAATGGCATGCTTGCGCATTGCAGGAAACTCATAACTTCCTGATGTAtctaatattgtaaaatttatagtATGCTTGCCAACTTTAATACTTTGTTGATAGTTATCTTCAATCGTAGGTATAtgattaaaattgtatttatcaaataaaaatcgATGAAGCAAACTAGTTTTTCCAACGCCTCCTTTACCTAACATtactattttcattttgaaaactttCCGCTCGGAAAtagaaacaacttttaaataaaaatttaacaaatgacgcataaaatgcaaataatattaaaaaaaatgttttatgagtAATTGCTACtacgaaatgttttttttgcttcactttgtctttattgttttaaaaacaattcgtCAATTAACTCAAAAATTACCGTTACTAAACAGAttaagtttatttcttttttcttggtgaataaaataatatcatttttgacataattattaaaaatgaatataataacCAACTAATAGATTATAGATTTTATTCTATTGTCATAAAATacttaactataaattaaaacaaaataaaagctcGTAAAGAGCTTTACCATTTTCTTTGTAGTTAATCATTATTAGTGTAGTACATTGTTACAGCAGATACAGACGTCATACATAATCAATTgttgtataattgtatatatataa encodes:
- the LOC105843555 gene encoding GTP-binding protein Di-Ras2 → MLGKGGVGKTSLLHRFLFDKYNFNHIPTIEDNYQQSIKVGKHTINFTILDTSGSYEFPAMRKHAIQHGDGFIIVFAFDDAASLKEAKKLYEEVTTLQPLTPVVIVGNKVDTILGGKGRLSQDETLITIKEWGGKIHYFESSAKINYNVICVFNTLLLDFKSINSKAKKNKQFSHMLSTAIISPQLSTEPLVAQKHLLQPSLLNSADNKESTKIEKTKRKRLSKLFTLKKSKKLKKKDCERL